The Psilocybe cubensis strain MGC-MH-2018 chromosome 7, whole genome shotgun sequence genome has a window encoding:
- a CDS encoding oligosaccharyl transferase stt3 subunit yields MSTAYPIPSDISPVTVKNTASLLRIVALALISGAAIASRLFAVINFESIIHEFDPCCFWSRATRVLAAKGFYEFWNWFDPTAWYPLGRVVGGTVYPGLMVTSGVIYNILHALNLPVDIRNVCVLLAPGFSALTAWATYMFTKEMKDESAGLLAAAFIGIVPGYISRSVAGSYDNEAIAIFLLMFTFYCWIKALKQGSALFGTIAAVFYFYMVAAWGGYVFITNMIPLHALVLVLMGRYSDRLYVAYSSWYAIGTLSSMQVPFVGFQPVSTSEHMGALGVFGLLQIVAFAQLVRTHVSSQQFQKLLFGSVVATGILGAFAFIFLTYKGKIAPWTGRFYSLWDTGYAKKYIPIIASVSEHQPTAWPSFFMDLQFLIFLFPAGVILCFRELRDEHLFVIIYAVMASYFAGVMVRLMLTLTPVVCVASAIALSSLLDTYIDPTEPPVTEAVDDAASVGTNGSSPAVAAKKNKKPANAAPLQGIALGDILSASTPAAKGNVAKPKGIFGIDARLVVILNTMMMLFFFVFHSTWVTSNAYSSPSVVLASQNPDGSQHIIDDFREAYYWLRQNTPQDSVIMSWWDYGYQIAGMADRPTLVDNNTWNNTHIATVGKAMSSSEEVAYPILRKHDVDYVLVIFGGLIGYSGDDINKFLWMVRIAQGVWPDEIQEPNYFTPQGEYRIDDRASTAMKESLMYKMSYYRFNELFGGNQGTDRVRQQQIPKVGPTLDYLDEAFTSENWIVRIYQVKKEDSLGRDLKSANQFSQGKKRKRSKPAPRRRAIV; encoded by the exons ATGTCTACGGCCTATCCAATCCCTTCGGACATCTCACCGGTGACGGTCAAAAACACAGCGTCATTGCTCCGCATTGTTGCTCTTGCATTGATTTCTGGAGCCGCAATCGCCTCTCGTTTATTTGCTGTTATCAACTTTGAAAGTATTATTCACGAATT TGATCCATG TTGTTTTTGGAGTCGCGCAACCAGGGTGCTGGCCGCCAAAGGGTTCTAT GAATTCTGGAATTGGTTTGATCCTACGGCATGGTACCCATTGGGTCGTGTTGTGGGTGGTACCGTTTACCCAGGATTAATGGTAACCAGTGGGGTCATATACAATATTCTGCACGCCTTGAACCTTCCAGTCGATATCCGGAACGTATGTGTATTGTTGGCCCCAGGTTTTAGTGCGTTGACGGCTTGGGCTACATATAT GTTCACCAAAGAGATGAAGGATGAAAGCGCTGGATTACTCGCTGCCGCATTCATCGGTATTGTCCCTGGATACATCTCCCGTTCTGTGGCAGGTTCCTACGATAACGAAGCAATTGCCATCTTCCTCCTTATGTTTACTTTCTACTGCTGGATCAAGGCATTGAAACAAGGAAGCGCTCTTTTTGGAACTATTGCCGCGGTTTTCTATTTCTACATGGTTGCTGCCTGGG GTGGATATGTCTTCATCACGAACATGATTCCCTTGCATGCCCTGGTGTTAGTTTTGATGGGTCGTTACTCCGATAGGCTATATGTTGCATATTCATCGTGGTACGCGATCGGTACACTTTCGAGTATGCAGGTCCCATTTGTCGGATTCCAGCCTGTCAGCACAAGCGAACATATGGGAGCACTTG GCGTTTTCGGACTGTTGCAGATTGTGGCTTTTGCCCAACTTGTGAGAACCCATGTATCCTCCCAACAATTCCAAAAGCTCCTCTTTGGTTCTGTCGTTGCCACTGGAATCCTCGGGGCCTTTGCCTTCATCTTCTTGACCTACAAGGGGAAGATCGCTCCCTGGACCGGTCGATTCTACTCACTTTGGGATACCGGTTACGCCAAAAA ATATATCCCAATTATCGCTTCAGTTTCGGAGCATCAACCGACTGCATGGCCTTCCTTCTTCATGGACTTGCaatttttgattttcttgtTCCCAGCTGGTGTCATTCTGTGCTTCCGCGAACTTCGAGATGAACATCTATTTGTGATCATTTACGCCGTCATGGCGAGCTATTTTGCTGGTGTCATGGTTCGCCTGATGTTGACACTCACCCCTGTGGTGTGTGTCGCTTCGGCCATCGCCCTTTCGTCGTTACTTGACACGTATATCGACCCCACCGAGCCTCCAGTAACAGAGGCAGTAGATGACGCAGCCTCAGTTGGCACTAATGGAAGTTCTCCAGCAGTTGCAGccaaaaagaacaagaaaccTGCAAATGCTGCACCACTTCAGGGCATCGCTTTGGGTGATATTTTATCTGCCTCTACTCCTGCTGCCAAAGGAAACGTAGCTAAGCCCAAGGGGATTTTCGGAATCGATGCTCGTCTTGTTGTCATCCTCAAcacgatgatgatgttgttcttcttcgtcttccacTCTACATGGGTCACATCTAATGCTTATTCATCGCCATCTGTGGTATTGGCCTCTCAAAATCCTGATGGGTCACAGCACATTATCGACGATTTCCGAGAAGCTTATTATTGGCTGCGACAGAATACCCCTCAGGATTCTGTTATCATGAGCTGGTGGGATTACGGTTATCAAATTGCTGGTATGGCAGATCGACCCACTTTGGTAGATAACAATACCTGGAACAACA CCCATATCGCTACTGTTGGAAAGGCCATGTCAAGTTCAGAAGAAGTCGCTTATCCTATTCTCAGGAAACATGATGTTGACTATGTTCTCGTCATCTTCGGCGGTCTCATTGGATACTCCGGTGATGATATCAACAAGTTCTTATGGATGGTTCGTATCGCTCAAGGTGTCTGGCCGGATGAGATCCAAGAACCCAACTACTTCACGCCCCAAGGAGAGTACAGAATCGACGACAGGGCGTCTACGGCCATGAAAGAGAGTTTGATGTATAAGATGTCGTACTATCG ATTCAATGAACTATTTGGAGGCAACCAGGGCACAGACCGTGTCCGTCAACAACAAATCCCTAAAGTAGGACCCACGTTAGACTATCTTG ATGAGGCGTTCACATCAGAAAATTGGATC GTTCGTATTTATCAAGTGAAAAAGGAAGACTCCCTCGGACGAGACCTGAAGAGCGCGAACCAATTTTCGCaaggaaaaaagagaaaacgtAGCAAGCCTGCACCTAGGCGGCGAGCTATTGTATAA
- a CDS encoding putative transporter C11D3.06 yields MSDSPFLPTENTPLLVDNNATASSSIPTGQSSSSSLTAISNFPDVETVTQDSGAIKLDFKLFKSLLWDSIPVILSYILQNSIQTASIVIVGRLGPNELSVAAFSLMLAFVTGWCVALGGTTALDTLGSQSFTGGSNKTDLSIHFQRCVIILWILLIPVCFLWAFIEPVLVAFGQPDHLCRDVQQFLRILMLGAPGYIGFESLKKYLQCQGIMGASTTVLLLVSPVNVALNIILVHYTSLGLWGSPVAVSITYWLCFIVLGVWTSFSTAHKENGTWGGVNLLVVLELKSCIEFLKLALPGILMVGTEWAAFEIVALAAGRLGEIPLAAQSIIMTTDQILNTLPFGIGVAASTRVGNLIGARSPTGAKIAAHAAALLSVIVGTFVMIAMMASKDVYGLLFSDDIDVVKLVSKVMPLVASFQVADGLAGSCGGVLRGQGRQHLGAFFNIVAYYVLALPMGITMAFHPKINLGLEGLWIGQVVALFLVGLGEYSVVWLGTDWDLEVAKGIERNREEAKRQRLASAGSDTSI; encoded by the exons ATGTCCGATTCCCCCTTCCTCCCGACTGAGAATACACCCTTGCTTGTTGACAATAATGCTACTGCGTCTAGTTCTATACCAACTGGACagtcctcatcgtcgtctttaACAGCTATCTCAAATTTTCCGGATGTGGAAACTGTTACCCAAGACTCTGGCGCCATTAAGTTGGACTTTAAGCTTTTTAAGTCCCTGTTGTGGGACTCTATCCCAG TAATTCTTTCCTACATCTTGCAAAATTCCATTCAAACCGCATCTATTGTGATCGTGGGTCGCCTGGGGCCAAATGAATTATCGGTCGCGGCATTTTCCTTGATGCTCGCCTTTGTCACTG GTTGGTGTGTGGCACTCGGTGGGACTACGGCACTCGATACTCTTGGCTCCCAGTCGTTTACAGGCGGTAGCAACAAAACCGATCTATCGATACATTTCCAAAGATGTGTTATCATCCTCTGGATCTTGCTTATTCCTGTTTGTTTCTTATGGGCGTTTATCGAGCCTGTATTAGTCGCATTTGGACAGCCGGATCATCTCTGTCGAGATGTCCAGCAATTTTTGCGCATTCTGATGCTCGGGGCACCTGGGTACATAGGATTTGAGAGTTTGAAAAAATACCTCCAATGTCAAG GTATTATGGGGGCCTCTACGACTGTTTTGCTGCTAGTTTCTCCGGTTAATGTCGCTCTAAACATCATTTTAGTGCATTATACATCACTTGGACTCTGGGGTTCTCCTGTGGCGGTGTCTATCACTTATTGGCTTTGTTTCATTGTTCTTGGTGTGTGGACGAGCTTTTCCACCGCCCACAAAGAAAATGGGACCTGGGGTGGAGTCAATTTACTGGTTGTTCTCGAGCTTAAAAGTTGCATCGAGTTTCTGAAGTTAGCACTTCCCGGAATCCTTATGGTCGGTACAGAGTG GGCGGCCTTTGAGATAGTCGCCCTAGCTGCTGGGAGACTTGGTGAAATTCCACTTGCTGCGCAGTCGATCATCATGACTACAGACCAAA TTCTTAATACCCTTCCATTTGGAATAGGTGTTGCTGCTTCTACAAGAGTTGGCAACCTCATTGGTGCTCGATCTCCTACCGGGGCAAAAATTGCGGCGCATGCTGCGGCGCTTCTCAGTGTCATCGTAGGAACTTTTGTGATGATTGCCATGATGGCTTCCAAAGAT GTATATGGGCTTCTTTTTAGCGACGATATAGACGTTGTGAAACTTGTGAGCAAGGTAATGCCGCTTGTGGCCTCTTTCCAAGTGGCAGATGGTCTAGCAGGTTCATGTGGCGGCGTCCTTCGAGGTCAAG GTCGCCAGCATTTGGGGGCTTTTTTTAACATTGTAGCTTACTACGTTCTTGCCCTTCCAATGGGAATAACTATGGCATTCCACCCAAAAATCAATCTAGGTTTAGAGGGATTATGGATCG GTCAGGTAGTCGCACTCTTCTTAGTTGGACTTGGAGAGTACAGCGTCGTCTGGCTTGGTACTGATTGGGACCTTGAAGTAGCGAAAGGAATAGAGAGAAATCGAGAGGAAGCTAAAAGGCAGAGGCTAGCTTCAGCCGGAAGCGATACCTCAATCTGA